GCTTATCCGGTCTTGCGGCTCTCGAGCAGACAAGCCGCCATTTCGACCAATTGCCGGCGCTTTACCGGTTTGGTCATGTACTCGTCACAACCCGCCGTAAGGGCGGCTTCGCGATCTTCGGGCTGGGCATGTGCGGTGAGTGCGACGATTGGAGCCGTGAAGCCGTTCTCTCGCAGCCGACGCGTCGCTCCGTGGCCATCGAGTATCGGCATGGCGATGTCCATGAACACCATGTCGAACGGTTCCCCGGCTTCTTCGGCCTGTGCGGCGAACTCACACGCGAGTTGTCCGTTTTCGGCAATCGTCACGTCGAGTCCGGCTTTGCTCAGGAACATCTCGATGATGCGTTGGTTATCAAGGCCATCTTCGGCGACCAGCACGCGGCCGCAAAGCCCTTCGGGCAGTTCCTTGGACTTGCTGGATCTGGCTGGCGTCGCGTGTTCCCCAATCGGACCCACGCCCACGCCCACGCTCAGGCGGAATACGCTACCTCGGCCCGGTTCACTGCTGATCTCGATACTTCCGCCCAGTAACGATGCCAGACGTCGTGAGATCGCAAGACCCAGTCCCGTGCCGCCGCGTTGGCGCGTCGAAGAGCCATCGGCCTGGAAGAAGGCTTCGAAGACTCTCGCTTGAGCGTCGGGTTCCATGCCGATTCCGCTATCGAGTACATCGAATTGCAGCAAGCCTCGTTCAAGATCGCTGCCATCGTCGCGACCCACTCGCAATTTCACGAAACCCGCGTCGGTGAACTTGATTCCATTGCCGATCAGGTTGACCAGCACCTGGCTCAAGCGGACCGGATCGGTTTCGATACTCGCCGGTACACGAGGCGAACACTCGAACTCGAGTCGGATGCCTTTCTCTTGCGCTTGTTCGGAGAGCATCCGTACGATCTCTTCGCCAAGGGCAACCGGACAGATCCGTTTCCTCTTCAAAGCGAGATCGCCTGTCTCGATTCGGGACAGATCGAGGATGTCGTTCACCAGCGCCACGACGTGTTCGCCATTCAGACGCATCGCCTCGCTCATCTGAGATCGTTGTTCCGCGCCGATCTTCGGATCGCAGAGCAGATCGGTGTACCCAAGCACGGCATTGAGTGGCGTGCGGATCTCGTGACTCAAGTTTGCGAGGAACTCGGTCTTGGCGTTGTTCGCGGCCACCGCGATGTCAGTTGCCTCGCGCAGGTCGCGGATCAAGTGATCGGTCGTGCCCGCAAGTGCGATCAAGGCCGCGACGGCTTCGATCGTGTCAATCTCGGATTGGTCCGGGAGGGAAATTCGAGGATAACCGGCGACGAGCACGCCGATCTGCTGAACATCGGTTTCGAGTGGCACATAGAGTTCCTGCTCTGCGCCGTTCGCTGAAAATGCAGTCTGCATCGCACCCGCTGTGATGGAGTCCCGTGCTGTGCCCAGGTCTGGGTTCGGTGGGGCGCCGGAACGCGCCCAGCCAGGGGGATCCGGCTCGAA
This window of the bacterium genome carries:
- a CDS encoding CHASE2 domain-containing protein, producing MDSRSLSVHAVAALGTALLALCLLIWTPLSSFENQALDALLRTGSNWPPTHPAEIPDAVVAALDTRSLNAFDDWPWPRNRYARLIEVLEAAEVRAITFDIDFSTPRDPKLDAEFGTAIVRSGKVVLGAFRDIQELPGTGRIEMIHRPVQVIAQGATVGSGMVPFDPDGTVRMARPVAQIGEKWLPSLALTTLEVILGQSDPLSLQPIRVVDFRRSRPEIPVFSIVDLLAGDVPARELAGRVVFVGATAPVLQDLWKTPVHARIPGVMIHAIEYRNYAADRAGQRPLSRAGLGLRFTLALLFSALMRWLGSGTHFRRVLAGAALCALTPVASLGLLVMGSVLVEPISALLVVILHYVWGIERLRIRFLERIQARDQSLGALVNIGKIASSSDNSRNVMALELLGKVTSANWLVLLPARVKGGFEPDPPGWARSGAPPNPDLGTARDSITAGAMQTAFSANGAEQELYVPLETDVQQIGVLVAGYPRISLPDQSEIDTIEAVAALIALAGTTDHLIRDLREATDIAVAANNAKTEFLANLSHEIRTPLNAVLGYTDLLCDPKIGAEQRSQMSEAMRLNGEHVVALVNDILDLSRIETGDLALKRKRICPVALGEEIVRMLSEQAQEKGIRLEFECSPRVPASIETDPVRLSQVLVNLIGNGIKFTDAGFVKLRVGRDDGSDLERGLLQFDVLDSGIGMEPDAQARVFEAFFQADGSSTRQRGGTGLGLAISRRLASLLGGSIEISSEPGRGSVFRLSVGVGVGPIGEHATPARSSKSKELPEGLCGRVLVAEDGLDNQRIIEMFLSKAGLDVTIAENGQLACEFAAQAEEAGEPFDMVFMDIAMPILDGHGATRRLRENGFTAPIVALTAHAQPEDREAALTAGCDEYMTKPVKRRQLVEMAACLLESRKTG